In Plasmodium chabaudi chabaudi strain AS genome assembly, chromosome: 10, a single genomic region encodes these proteins:
- a CDS encoding ribosome maturation protein SBDS, putative — protein MGALFQPINQVKFTNVAIVKYKHKGNKFEIACYKNKIIDWKNGNELNIDDVLQSHLIFTNISKGEIAKKSQLNSCFNSDDNYEICKTILEKGTLQISNRERTILKEKMYKDIIEMLHEMSVNPQTGYPLSTNMIESMIKNVGYSINIDDSTKKQALKVFELLHKEYEDVIQRAFMRIQIICDDFIKNDVIKLLNDNNAIIEEDKMTNNIKREDELNQSYDNIHKENMNDHDMKNDEINNLKDEKQSNLSSSIQLNDNENDPKKNSHDISYNNKTEVANGTSSEILDDAKDKDEVQVNGDKYKDTMNKNDFNDEPNNHTTNEDKKGTNNNENSENTDEKPDNKKKKKKNNFPNDNEKTNKEKFTDNSKTKTKQKINKHNIERKGDNFQTYKIVFLCYPSLYRCIDEFTKKNKKNCSSKILSNNVKVATSNKKKKNDSSTIPKESDNINKKKEEGKNKNTNNKNKKNSNSKKEHNDSKGDNNYMKNSNDYESSMNEKFSKNNNYIANKNEQHKNQNSKNNGISNNRISNQTDDKITQNPTKEKPSIETNLNNKTTTDVIMCTSCLTQIEKNNYKLHCRSDFHVYNVKRKYKKLPPITLEEYIEIDFDVSHFHVDM, from the exons ATGGGGGCATTATTTCAGCCTATAAATCAAGTTAAGTTTACGAACGTTGCCATAGTTAAATATAAGCATAAGGGGAACAAATTCGAGATAGCAtgctataaaaataaaattattgatTGGAAAAATG gtAACGAACTGAATATAGACGACGTTCTACAATcacatttaatttttacaaacaTATCAAAAGGGGAAATAGCTAAAAAATCTCAACTAAATTCATGCTTTAATTCTGATGACaattatgaaatatgtaaaacTATATTAGAGAAAG GTACACTACAAATAAGTAACAGAGAAAGAACAATTTTGAAGGAAAAAATGTACAAAGATATCATCGAAATGCTACACGAAATGAGTGTAAATCCTCAAACAGGATACCCCTTATCAACAAATATGATTGAAA gtatgataaaaaatgtcgGCTATAGTATAAACATAGATGATAGTACCAAAAAACAGGCATTAAAAGTTTTCGAACTTTTACATAAAGAATATGAAGATGTAATACAAAGAGCATTTATGagaattcaaataatatgtgacgattttataaaaaatgatgtaaTAAAACTTCTTAATGATAACAATGCAATTATAGAAGAAGATAAAATGACTAACAACATAAAAAGAGAAGATGAATTAAACCAAAGTTATGATAACATACacaaagaaaatatgaatgatcatgatatgaaaaatgatgagataaataatttaaaagacGAAAAACAATCCAATTTAAGTTCATCAATTcaattaaatgataatgaaaatgaccCTAAAAAGAATAGCCATGATATTTCCTATAACAACAAAACAGAAGTAGCCAATGGCACTTCTAGCGAAATCCTTGATGATGCGAAAGATAAAGACGAAGTTCAAGTTAACGGGGACAAATACAAGGATACAATGAATAAGAACGATTTTAATGATGAACCGAATAATCATACTACTAATGAGGATAAAAAAGGTACTAATAATAACGAAAACAGCGAAAATACTGACGAGAAAccagataataaaaaaaaaaaaaaaaaaaataactttcctaatgataatgaaaaaacaaataaagaaaaatttacTGATAATTcgaaaacaaaaacaaaacaaaaaataaataaacacaACATAGAAAGGAAAGGTGATAATTTCCAAACgtataaaattgtttttttatgttaccCATCTTTATATAGATGTATTGATGaattcacaaaaaaaaataaaaagaattgCTCCAGCAAAATATTAAGTAATAATGTAAAAGTAGCCACatctaataaaaaaaaaaaaaatgattcaTCAACCATACCCAAAGAATccgataatataaataagaaaaaggaagaaggaaaaaacaaaaacacaaacaataaaaataaaaaaaattcaaattcaaaaaaagaacATAACGATTCAAAGGGggataataattatatgaaaaactCCAATGATTATGAATCAAGTATGAATGAAAAATTCAGTAAGAATAACAATTATATTGCTAACAAAAATGAACAACacaaaaatcaaaattcaaaaaacaACGGAATCAGCAATAATAGAATTAGTAATCAAACCgatgataaaataacacAAAATCCCACAAAAGAAAAACCATCCATCGAAACGAATCTTAACAATAAAACAACAACTGATGTGATTATGTGCACAAGTTGTTTAACgcaaattgaaaaaaataattataaattacatTGTAGAAGTGATTTTCATGTTTATAATGTTAAgagaaaatacaaaaaattgcCTCCAATTACCCTTGAAGAATACATAGAGATCGATTTTGATGTTTCACACTTTCATGTTGATATGTGA
- a CDS encoding plastid replication-repair enzyme, putative, protein MPWYLFYFFYIFFLNLALGIQRRKNRLKKANYIKINYKLLKKKKDLKKNIGIINELVSKPNEELLKKQFRAYYKRNNNIEWSKNENNSYNNLNKTKNKLNAMSTFVSKYYKININDVYNYLNRKKYEYIETDVKITLKYCPFCPPHKYKYDNMYKHEIFKNTGNSYCHRCGYKGSFYDFKLKMGDLVTSNFESPIVNDTYEEEKITFNDVKVYNMNLLYSKEAENARNYLMNERKINFETLKKYYIGFSVMEFQSLENSGKFEKHECLVFPFIRKITTTDENENNCKSIYKGAGKTEDEGDTYEVVRIKVRSLKDKAYMRLYPKNVRSDMKLFFFGDHLITDSDEVVLTEGEIDAMTIFQETNYPAISLPNGSKSLPIYLLPHLEKYKKIHLWLDFDKAGKSSVFNFVNKIGLGRTNVITDANVHYLNENSFKIKRERKRKNKVINLLNPNSASLSSSEESNADASSNSNAEASQQENLDQSDTEKEKENDVYFIDNGIMYIWNKIFVKDANDCLKNNIDVQFFIKNSEKVKHSQILNFNDLRQHILEELKYPDRINGVRSKTIPSLNKFLYGLRMGELSIWTGSTGVGKTTLLSQLSLDYCIQGVSTLWGSFEINNIKLAKVMLNQFCGKNLEKNIDLFDLYADKFELLPLKFLKFHGSTNIDQVLDAMDYAVYAYDVKHIIIDNLQFMLNINKFSDIYELQNIAIDKFRSFSTNKNVHITLVVHPRKEDNNLLSISSVFGSVKSTQEADNVFIIQRQISKNNEAVFFIDIKKNRFKGSLGRIPYLYNKENMTIKEMPINYLNDFLSNNGSIGGSSSNNYLNKNGSYSNVLQNISSASNNNMDFTLCDEYDYMKQLSDEYESKHAFRRYNNKTGKCVADSGGLSLLKSSTLGSGTRRGDIFSEIKGNGKNAENEDIEKEKEKCNSKISELLKQNDEKVAHTKTTNNSVTAQSLGSNEIRSKEKNTKKKSVTENVGLQNNDSTNLKGGNKNSEINTDTMNNKNVTKGKYSSYLLSNEGLEKLCKELKEDDQEKFKNVIISMSMRNCVINNNSPIKDIRNFIKVNKLNIKTSGNNLKKKDVFINVLQSIPKEYISITEGDTSGSNDSINGTQKETFSGSQRQGNMSTNKNTGGEYSNMGSMDEEGDNNGIKNDMNNEMYDNQIEARLDDEITKKYMDDNIINVDGNIVKKCARFKLINDKDNTEIEENLYYYEPEKNFNDNIETRFFIINDKNYNEKINYIYNGIKYCGLDMETTGLEVFGEKIRLIQIAVENYPVIIYDMFNITNNNILDGLRKILNDENIVKIIQNGKFDTKFLLYNNFNITNIFDTYIASKLLDKNKNMYGFKLNNIVEKYLSVYLDKQQQNSVWNNSLLNNNQLFYAARDSSCLLKLYKKLSEQIVAENMQIVNDIENKCILPICDMELNGITVDLESLNKSTDQILDDLNVERDKLKKELKNEDINVNSQQQILKALQDNNVRDSSNKLIDNTSDANLKNFINHNAVALLRNYRKLYKLYSAFYLKLPLHINKQTNKIHTTFNQLKTFSGRFSSEKPNLQQIPRQQNIREIFIPSENNIFIIADFKQIELKIAAEITNDEIMLKAYNNNIDLHTLTASIITKKGIDEINKEDRHVAKAINFGLLYGMNYVNLRTYANTYYNVKMNLDQCLYFYNSFFEHYKGLSRWHNSVKQTRALEYSTLSNRKVVFPYFSFTKALNYPVQGTCADILKLALVELYKNLRHINGKIILCVHDEIIIEVDKKHQEEALKILVESMESSASFFLKKVKCEVSAKIAQNWGKKE, encoded by the coding sequence ATGCCGtggtatttattttactttttttacatcTTCTTTCTGAATTTAGCCTTAGGAATTCAACGGCGAAAAAATAGGTTAAAAAAggcaaattatataaaaataaattataaattattaaaaaaaaaaaaggatttaaaaaaaaatattggaataataaatgaactTGTCTCGAAGCCAAATGAGGAATTGTTGAAAAAACAGTTTAGGGCGTATTATAAaaggaataataatatagaatggagtaaaaacgaaaataatagttataataatttaaataaaactaaAAATAAGCTAAATGCCATGAGTACATTTGtatcaaaatattacaaaataaacataaacgatgtgtataattatttaaatagaaaaaaatatgaatatatagaaaCAGATGTGAAAATAACGCTAAAATATTGTCCATTTTGCCCTCcccataaatataaatatgataacaTGTATAAACatgaaatttttaaaaacacaGGAAATAGTTATTGTCATAGATGTGGATACAAAGGGAGCTTTTatgattttaaattaaaaatgggGGATTTGGTTACTAGTAATTTTGAAAGCCCAATTGTAAATGATACatatgaagaagaaaaaatcaCATTTAATGATGTGAAGGTGtataatatgaatttattatattctaaAGAGGCTGAAAATGCtagaaattatttaatgaatgaaaggaaaataaattttgaaacattaaaaaaatattatattggGTTTTCTGTGATGGAATTTCAATCTTTAGAAAATTCTGGAAAATTCGAAAAACACGAATGTTTGGTGTTTCCATtcataagaaaaataacCACGAcggatgaaaatgaaaataattgtaaaaGCATTTACAAAGGCGCAGGGAAGACGGAGGATGAAGGAGATACATATGAAGTTGTTCGAATAAAAGTGAGAAGCTTAAAAGATAAAGCATATATGCGATTATATCCTAAAAACGTAAGAAGTGATATgaagttattttttttcggtGATCATTTAATTACTGATTCTGATGAAGTTGTTTTAACTGAAGGGGAAATTGATGCTATGACAATTTTCCAAGAAACAAATTATCCTGCTATTTCGTTACCTAATGGCTCTAAATCTCTacctatatatttattacctCATTTagaaaagtataaaaaaattcatttatgGCTAGATTTTGATAAAGCCGGTAAATCTAgtgtttttaattttgttaataaaattgggTTAGGGCGCACTAATGTTATTACTGATGCAAATgttcattatttgaatGAGAATTcgtttaaaataaaaagagaaagaaaaagaaaaaacaaagtaATAAATCTGCTAAATCCAAATAGTGCATCTTTGTCATCCAGTGAAGAGAGCAATGCTGATGCTTCATCCAATTCTAATGCCGAAGCTAGCCAACAGGAAAATTTGGATCAATCAGATACCGAAAAAGagaaagaaaatgatgtatattttatagataatggtataatgtatatttggaataaaatatttgtaaaagATGCAAATGACtgcttaaaaaataatatagacgttcaattttttataaaaaatagtgaaAAAGTGAAACACAgtcaaatattaaattttaatgatttGAGACAACATATATTAgaagaattaaaatatcCTGATAGAATAAATGGAGTAAGAAGTAAAACAATTCcatcattaaataaatttttatatggatTAAGAATGGGAGAATTATCAATATGGACAGGTTCAACAGGAGTAGGTAAAACGACCCTTCTCTCTCAACTATCATTAGATTATTGTATTCAAGGAGTATCAACATTATGGGGATCctttgaaataaataatataaaattagcTAAAGTAATGCTAAATCAATTTTGTGgaaaaaatttagaaaaaaatatcgatTTATTTGATCTGTATGCAGATAAATTTGAACTATTaccattaaaatttttaaaatttcatGGAAGTACAAATATAGATCAAGTTTTAGATGCTATGGATTATGctgtatatgcatatgatGTTAAACACATTATTATAGATAATTTACAATTTatgttaaatattaataagttTTCTGACATTTATGAACTTCAAAATATAGCTATTGATAAATTTCGATCCTTTAGtactaataaaaatgttcaTATAACTTTAGTAGTGCATCCAAGAAAAgaagataataatttactTTCTATTTCATCAGTTTTTGGTAGTGTAAAATCGACACAAGAAGCAGacaatgtttttattatacaaaggcaaatatcaaaaaataacgaagcagttttttttatagatattaaaaaaaatagattcAAAGGAAGTTTGGGAAGAATCCCTtacttatataataaagaaaatatgacaataaaagaaatgccaattaattatttaaatgatttCTTATCAAATAATGGTTCTATTGGAGGTAGCAGCAGTAATAActatttgaataaaaatggatcCTATTCTAAtgttttacaaaatatttcatctgcttctaataataatatggatTTTACACTTTGTGATGAATATGATTACATGAAGCAGCTATCTGATGAATACGAATCAAAACATGCTTTTAGAAGATACAATAACAAAACAGGAAAATGTGTTGCAGATTCAGGAGGGTTATCTCTTCTAAAGAGTTCAACATTGGGAAGTGGAACTAGAAGAGGGGATATATTTAGTGAAATCAAGggaaatggaaaaaatgccgaaaatgaagatataGAGAAAGAGAAGGAAAAATGCAATTCTAAGATTAGCGAATTGCTCAAACAAAATGACGAAAAAGTGGCTCATACCAAAACAACAAATAATAGTGTAACTGCACAAAGTTTGGGGTCAAATGAAATACGAtccaaagaaaaaaatactaaaaaaaaaagtgtcACAGAAAATGTTGgattacaaaataatgatagtacaaatttaaaaggaggaaataaaaatagtgagATTAATACTGATACGATGAACAACAAAAATGTGACCAAGGGGAAATACTCTTCATATCTTTTATCTAATGAAGGATTAGAGAAATTATGTaaagaattaaaagaaGATGACcaagaaaaatttaaaaatgtaattataTCAATGTCAATGAGAAATTGTGTGATAAACAATAATTCTCCAATTAAAGATATTcgtaattttattaaagttaataaattaaatataaaaacatcgggaaataatttaaaaaagaaggatgtgtttataaatgttttaCAAAGTATTCCAAAggaatatatttcaataaCAGAAGGGGATACAAGCGGTAGCAATGATAGTATAAACGGTACCCAAAAGGAAACATTTTCCGGGTCACAAAGACAAGGAAATATGAGTACCAATAAGAATACAGGCGGTGAATATAGCAATATGGGAAGTATGGATGAAGAGGGAGATAATAATGGAATTAAGAATGATATGAATAACGAAATGTATGATAATCAAATTGAGGCAAGGCTCGATGATGAAATaacaaagaaatatatggacgataatataataaatgtcGATGGAAATATAGTGAAAAAGTGTGCTcgttttaaattaataaacgataaagataatacagaaattgaagaaaatttatattattatgaaccggaaaaaaactttaatgataatattgaGACtcgattttttataattaatgaCAAAAactataatgaaaaaataaactatatatataatggtataaaatattgtgGATTAGATATGGAAACAACAGGGCTTGAAGTTTTTggagaaaaaataagattAATACAAATTGCCGTTGAAAATTATCCAGTTATAATATACGATATGtttaatataacaaataataatatattagatggattaagaaaaattttaaatgatgaaaatatagtaaaaataattcagaATGGTAAATTTGATaccaaatttttattatacaacaattttaatataacaaatattttcGATACATATATAGCTAGCAAATTATTAGacaagaataaaaatatgtatggttttaaattaaataatatagttgaaaaatatttatctgTATATTTAGATAAACAACAACAGAATAGTGTATGGAATAATTCCCTCTTAAACAATaatcaattattttatgctGCTCGTGATTCTAGCTGtctattaaaattatataaaaagttaaGTGAACAAATAGTAGCagaaaatatgcaaattgTTAATGACATcgaaaataaatgtattttaCCCATCTGTGATATGGAGTTGAATGGAATAACAGTTGATTTAGAGagtttaaataaaagtacTGATCAAATATTAGATGATTTAAATGTAGAAAGAGATAAGTTGAAAaaggaattaaaaaatgaagatataAATGTTAATTCACAACAACAAATATTAAAGGCTTTACAAGATAACAATGTAAGGGattcatcaaataaattaattgaCAACACATCTGATgctaatttaaaaaacttTATAAATCATAATGCAGTTGCATTATTAAGAAACTACAGGAAGCTGTATAAGTTATATTCAGCATTTTATCTAAAATTGCCATTGCACATTAATAAACAAACAAATAAGATTCACACAACATTTAATcaattaaaaacattttctGGAAGATTTAGTAGTGAGAAGCCAAATTTACAACAAATACCACGAcaacaaaatattagaGAAATCTTTATTCCttctgaaaataatatatttattatagcCGATTTTAAACAAATAGAGTTAAAAATTGCTGCAGAAATTACTAATGATGAAATTATGCTTAaagcatataataataatatagatttACATACATTAACGGCTAGcattataacaaaaaaaggaatCGATGAAATTAATAAAGAAGATAGGCATGTAGCTAAAGCTATTAACTTTGGGTTATTATATGGTATGAACTATGTTAATCTAAGAACTTATGctaatacatattataatgtaaaaatgaACTTAGAtcaatgtttatatttttacaattcgTTTTTTGAGCATTATAAAGGATTATCTAGATGGCATAATAGTGTCAAACAAACTAGAGCATTAGAATATTCTACCTTATCAAACAGAAAAGTTGTATTCCCTTATTTCTCATTTACAAAAGCTTTAAATTATCCTGTACAAGGAACGTGTGCAGATATACTTAAATTGGCCTTAGtagaattatataaaaatctGAGACATATCAAcggaaaaattattttatgtgtTCATGACGAAATTATTATTGAAGTAGACAAAAAACACCAAGAAGAAGCCCTAAAAATTTTAGTAGAATCTATGGAAAGTTCAGCATCTTTCTTTTTGAAGAAAGTAAAATGTGAAGTTTCTGCCAAAATAGCACAAAATTGGggtaaaaaagaataa
- a CDS encoding rhomboid protease ROM8, putative, with amino-acid sequence MGIMEKGNSSSNAKTFLESEDKTKKIDGSKEYDDDDNNLKKASFSITSMNDNTNENKKDENQNSGENEINNIKNYNTLPNSNGEIMPSNEENMLLSSNNTIILLKCVNNKSKVRNGSKNSSKSSYKKEKYKRSHTKKEKKFKVNSAGEDLLSDSRDYPSLKVNYKINKKTKKMAFPQMTMNDKNERISSSICTDNARFIKFLKEHGKNSHYKNRKRYNNIRIQQKKNVQKKDDNSKAINNYILDIHDRNMSSANIGSNNIHKSKTSLKYHTHDEQGDQAYLSELQIAENELTVKDKNRLKNYSNTIKEENKIIKQKAKIKAFLSRTRSFIFRKKTLRKRKEKIIIFLNHNDSPSENGKFNDHFYKTIHKDDLENLEEEKIYLDSNKGNTIKKIIYRIFPQFSIFSLILFVTFIQWVVFIILISVKSDFPLTPSNDSLKNFGSNFPYQIFKKAEVYRLFTALFLHSNFNHICANTYVQLTVGFLLEYLYGTYVVFLVYVFTGIYGIILSSPLTYCYSTTESSSSSSGIIGIFFSEIVMMTNFNVDTISISVHLFCFFLLLLFLKFSLNTISINIYSHFFGFIGGFLIGIILKRNQLKYFLKNNLLIQILSLIFLIVSLATAIYISTSVIQNCPYHI; translated from the exons ATGGGCATAATGGAAAAAGGAAACTCTAGTTCAAATGCTAAGACATTTTTAGAATCAGAAGATAAAaccaaaaaaattgatgGCAGTAAAGAATATGAcgatgatgataataatttaaaaaaagcgAGTTTTTCAATAACAAGCATGAATGATAATAcgaatgaaaataaaaaggatgaaaatcaaaatagtggagaaaatgaaataaataatattaaaaactaTAATACATTGCCAAATTCTAATGGTGAAATCATGCCAtcaaatgaagaaaatatgcTATTAAGtagtaataatacaataattttgttaaaatgtgtaaataataaaagtaaagTTAGAAATGGTTCTAAAAATAGCTCCAAAAGTAGCTATAAGAAagagaaatataaaagaagtcatacaaaaaaagaaaaaaagtttaaagTAAATAGTGCCGGTGAAGATTTATTATCTGATTCTCGGGATTATCCTTCTTTAAAAgtgaattataaaattaataaaaaaacaaagaaaaTGGCATTTCCACAAATGACAATGAATGATAAGAATGAACGAATTTCTAGTAGTATATGTACAGATAATGCaagatttataaaatttttaaaagagcATGGAAAAAATTCTCATTACAAAAATCgtaaaagatataataacatacgaatacaacaaaaaaaaaatgttcaaaaaaaagatgataattcaaaagcaataaataattatatattagatATTCATGATAGAAATATGTCTAGTGCAAATATAGgatcaaataatatacataaatctAAAACATCGTTAAAATATCATACACATGATGAGCAAGGTGACCAAGCTTATTTAAGTGAATTACAAATTGCAGAAAACGAACTAACagtaaaagataaaaatcgtttaaaaaattattcaaatacaattaaagaagaaaataaaattataaaacaaaaagctAAAATTAAAGCATTCTTGTCTCGAACTCGATCCTTTATAtttcgaaaaaaaacattaagaaaaagaaaagaaaaaattataatatttttaaatcataaTGATTCACCATctgaaaatggaaaatttaatgatcatttttataaaactatACATAAGGACgatttagaaaatttagaagaagaaaaaatatatcttgATAGTAATAAAGGAAATactatcaaaaaaattatatatagaatatttccacaattttccatatttagTTTAATCTTATTTGTTACATTTATTCAATGGGTagtatttattatactCATATCCGTAAAATCTGATTTTCCTTTAACACCATCAA ATGATTCGTTAAAGAATTTTGGCAGTAATTTCCCttatcaaatttttaaaaaggcAGAAGTTTATCGCCTTTTTACAGCTTTGTTTTTGCATTCAAATTTCAACCACATTTGTGCCAACACATATGTCCAGTTAACTGTCGGATTCTTATTAGAATATTTGTATGGAACATATGTCGTTTTTTTAGTTTACGTATTCACAg gcatatatggaataatattatcatctCCTTTAACATATTGTTACTCAACTACAGAAAGCAGTAGTAGTTCATCGGGAATTAttggaatatttttttcagaaATTGTAATGATGACTAATTTTAATGTAGACACAATTAGTATTAGtgttcatttattttgttttttccttcttcttttatttcttaaatTCTCATTGAACACTATCagtattaatatttatagcCATTTTTTTGGTTTCATTGGAG gaTTTCTGATaggaattattttaaagcGTAATCAATTGAAATACTTTTTAaagaataatttattaattcaaaTATTATCCCTTATTTTTCTCATTGTAAGTTTAGCAACTgctatttatatttcaacATCTGTCATACAGAATTGCCCATATCAcatttaa
- a CDS encoding DnaJ protein, putative, translated as MDIFSLASNLQQIAIGGVNFVNSKLRKKSLNTECNYVTYTVIGENEKEPYDTNIFFLPFKISTKIKLKKFKECFPFKGNVIFRFKTLLADLIDVINEGVINNQPLLKGDQINTCKQIIMDENETNSILKQEKLNYIWLDVTNDEAFIPLYNGGIVVKVLFINHDNYKTYNDIYFKHVNGIEYNSEIYHANEKSCCSYILEKEENHDNSSNANTENNNGNIQNQSMVTNIKNNYIKKNFMNFNYSNNNRTDYRNNESNSNETNNTSNINTGKNDNNNDNSVMNNIDNSNSHGFKDELKNYKAYIKSYQDNNISKKNIENDEMLNTQHINMYKSKGNDDNYFNEEYDQIHFTQNPNEIRNNFNTHDNKGNQLYNKILNENIKNHININRPINKGKMTENMVGRDNYHNSTNFLAAYQNNVENNSINTQSQEKNNIKNQESIQSKVNNRLKELKEYRSQEEANFKEKIAISDKIKKQITKWSKNTDDSYKDIKVMLSTLDDVLWENSDWKRVFVSDLISNPSAVKKAYKSAILLCHPDKHRGKPIERVLRAELIFQALNNAFKEKKGI; from the exons ATGGATATTTTTTCGTTAGCTTCAAATTTGCAGCAGATAGCCATTGGTGGCgttaattttgtaaatagtaaattaagaaaaaaaagcttGAATACTGAATGTAATTATGTCACATATACAGTTATAggagaaaatgaaaaagaaccgtatgatacaaatatatttttccttccatttaaaatatctactaaaattaaattgaAAAAGTTTAAAGAATGTTTCCCTTTTAAGGGGAATGTAATATTTCGTTTTAAAACGCTACTAGCAGATTTAATTGATGTTATAAATGAAGGGGTAATCAATAATCAACCCTTATTAAAAGGAgatcaaataaatacatgtaagcaaataattatggatgaaaatgaaaccAATAGTATCCTAAAacaagaaaaattaaattacaTATGGCTAGACGTCACTAATGATGAGGCGTTTATACCATTATACAATGGTGGTATTGTTGTAAaggtattatttattaatcatgataattataaaacgtataatgatatttattttaaacatGTAAATGGTATTGAATATAATTCTGAAATATACCATGCTAATGAAAAAAGTTGCTGCTCGTATATATTAGAAAAGGAAGAAAATCATGATAACAGTAGTAATGCAAATACTGAGAATAATAATGGGAATATACAAAATCAAAGTATGgttacaaatataaaaaataattatattaaaaaaaattttatgaattttaattattctaATAATAATCGTACTGACTATAGAAATAACGAAAGTAATAGTAACGAAACAAACAACACCTCGAATATTAACACtggaaaaaatgataataataacgaTAATAGCgtaatgaataatattgataataGCAATTCACATGGCTTTAAagatgaattaaaaaattataaagcaTACATAAAGTCTTACcaagataataatatatcgaaaaaaaatattgaaaatgaCGAAATGCTCAATACacaacatataaatatgtataaaagtAAAggaaatgatgataattattttaatgaaGAATATGATCAAATACATTTTACACAAAATCCAAACGAGataagaaataattttaatactCATGATAATAAAGGCAATCAattgtataataaaattttaaatgaaaatataaaaaatcatataaatataaacagaCCCATAAATAAAGGTAAAATGACTGAAAATATGGTAGGAAGAGataattatcataattcaacaaattttttagcagcatatcaaaataatgtagaaaataattccaTAAATACACAATCacaagaaaaaaacaatattaaaaatcaAGAATCAATTCAGAGTAAGGTAAATAATCGtttaaaagaattaaaagaatatagAAGCCAAGAAGAAGCtaattttaaagaaaaaattgctATATCggataaaattaaaaaacaaattactAAATGGTCTAAAAATACTGATGATTcatataaagatataaaagtaATGCTAAGCACTTTGGATGATGTACTTTGGGAAAATTCAGACTGGAAACGTGTTTTTGTGTCTGATCTAATATCAAATCCATCTGCAGTTAAAAAAGCATATAAGAGCGCTATCTTGTTATGTCATCCAGATAAGCACAGAGGGAAACCAATAGAACGAGTG CTTCGCGCggaattaatttttcaagCTCTAAACAATGCGttcaaagaaaaaaaaggtatttaa